AGACCCGACGACGGTATATCTCCTCCAGGATGAGAAAAACCTCTACATTGCCTTCCGCTGCCCTGTCAGTGACTTCACCCGGGTGAACGACCGGCTGAGTGAGGAGCCGGACGGGGTCCGGGTGCTGATTGATCCCTTTGACGACAATGTCAGCGCCTACTGCTTCATTGTGGGATTTAACGGGGTGGAGACTGATTACCGGATCACCGGTGATGGCGCCAGTTATGAGAACTGGGACGGGGTCTGGCGCTCGGCGGTGAAACGGCATGACTGGGGTTATGCAATTGAGCTGGCAATTCCCTTCAAGACCCTGCGTTATCCGCCGGCGCGGACCGAATGGGGGATTGACTTTGCCCGCTACTTTGTCCGGCGGGGTGAGCGGTCCTTCTGGTCCCGGCATGAGATTACCGGATTCCGGGTCTCGCGCATGGGCCGGCTTACCGGAATTCAGCCCGCATCCCGGCGCCTGGGGCTGGAGCTTTATCCGGTCGGACTGCTCCGGCAGGAGAAGTCGGGGAGTGATGCTGCCGGCTGGCGCGATCTGCTCCGGGCTGAAGCCGGACTGGATTTAGCCTATGCGCCCACACCGAGTGGCAATCTGCAGGTTACTCTCCTGCCCGATTTTGCCCAGATTGAGGCTGATCCCTATCAGGTGAATCTGTCCCGTTATGAACTCTGGCTTGCCGAGCGCCGGCCATTTTTCATAGAGGCGGTTGAGACATTTGGCGGTTCCTCCCAGCCGGTTAAAATCTTCTATTCCCGGCGGATCGGCCGACCCCTGCCCGATGGCCGGGTGGTGCCGATTTTAGCCGGAATGAAGTGGACCGACCGGCTCGGCCGGAGCCAGCTTGGGGTTCTCGGAGCGCTCACCGGTGAACTGGGCAGCGAACCGCAGAGCTTCTATTCGGTGCTGGCAGCCCGGCATCAAATCCTTGCCAACTCCGAGCTCGGTCTGCTTTATGCAGGCAAGGACAACCGCCAGCTGTCCAATCACGGCCTGGCGCTGGACGGCATCTGGCGCCACCGCACGCTCACGAGCCGGCTGTTTGTCTGCGGTGCCCAGTATGGTGACAGCCTGGACTATGCCTTCAGTCTGGACGGCAGTTATCAGTCCGACCGTTTGAGCGGTGAGCTGATTCTCCGTCAGATTCAGCCCGAGTTCAACTTGAACGGTCCGGGCTATACCACCTGGCGCGGACAGTACGGCACATTTTACTTCGGTCCTACCGTTTACAACCGCGGCGGATTGCGCTACGGTGCGCTCCTGCCCGGAATCGAAATCAGCCGGGAGTGGGACTATCCGGCCGGGATTTTTGACCGGCGGGTCTTTGTCAATCTTACCGGAATGACCCGTTCCCAGCAGCATATAACCGCCTGGACCGGCTGGGGCGAGCAGTGGGCGCTTGAGCGCCGGTTTCCCGCAGTTTATGCGGGCATCTACTATGCCACCGACGCCACCCGTCCCTTTTCCGCCAGCCTTTACTGCAATTACGAAACCAGGTCTGCCAACTACCGCCGGCTGATGATCGCACCGGTGGCACAGCTGGAGCTGACACTCCAGGGCAGGCTCGGCGACCGGCTCTCGGTCTGGTATACCCACAGCACGACGATTGAAGCCGATTCACTCGGACAGGTGCGCCGGCAGGACCTGACAAGTGTGCTCCGGCCCGGGCTGGAATACAGCTTCTCGCCCAAGGCATCGGCACGGCTGTCCTGGGAGGCGGTAACAGGCTACGCCCCGGAAGCGGAGCGTCAGTATCTCCGGCACGGGCTGTTCGGACTTTACTCCTGGACCTTTGCCCCGCGCAGCACCTTCTACTTTGCCACCAACTGGGTTCTTGACAAGGGCAATACCAGCGCCATCTTCGTTGCCAAGGTAAGGTATCTGTTCAATATTTAGGTTCGGGTTTGAGGCTCAAAATCCGGTCGAGCCGGAAGGTGCGCTCCTCCTGGCGCAGGGTGCAGAAGGCGCGCAGTCCCGGATAGGAGCTCCCCCGGAATTGGAAGTTACCCAGCTCCCGGGGGATGACCAGCCGGCAGGACCGTTCGCCACCGGGCTTGAGGTAGACGATCCTCAGCGGCTGGCCGGTCCTGATTGCCGAACGGATGATTTCCAGCTTCTCCTCAAGCGCCGGCTCGGCTGCGGCCGTGCGGGAGCGCAGCCGGGAAAGAAACCGGACAATCCGCCAGTCGGTGAAAATGTCCTCCTCCCGGACCGGCCGGGTCAGGCTGATGCCGGCAAACGAGGTGCAGCGGGAGAGCGCCACATAGACCTGACCGGGTGCAAATGCACCGGCGCCGAGATCAATCACCACCCGTTCAAAGGTCTTGCCCTGCGCCTTGTGAATCGTCACCGCCCAGGCGAGCCGGAGCGGATACTGGGTAAAGGTGCCGGTGAGCTCACTCTCAATCTGCTGTCGCGTCTCGTTGAACCGGAAGCGAAAGATCTCCCAGCGGAACGGGGCAACCCTTGCCCTTCGGCGATCGGTAAACTGGACCTCAATCAGCTCCTGGTCTGTGTCCGGATCATCGACAAAGTCAAGCACCCATCCCAGGGTGCCGTTGACCCACCGGCCCGCGCTGTCATTGACCAGCATCATCACCTGCGCACCCCTTTTCAGTGCCAGCAGTTCATCGGTGGGATAGAAACTGGGATTGAAGTTCCCATCAACCCGGGCGCGGAAATGAAGAAGCTGACCTGGCAACCCCCGAAGACGCTGATTGTTGATTTTCGCCGCCTGTTCATTCCGGGCGGTAAGGTGAATCACCGGTTCGTCCGGGTGTGAGTCCAGCTGGACCCCGACCCGGCTGTTGAGGTGTGCCAGCGCCTCCGGGCTGACGGTGTTGTTGCGGATCTGATTGAGGAGGTAGACAAATTCCGGCTCCTGCTGCCGGTAAACCCGGGTGAGCTCAAGAAATTCAAACTCCAGCTCCTGAAAAACCCGGGAGTCGAAGAAATAGGGGCTGGGATAATGGTTGCGGAAGATCTCCCGCTCGGCACCGGTGACTACCGGCGGCAGCTGATAAAGGTCACCGATGAATATCATCTGCACCCCCCCGAACGGCACATCCGG
The sequence above is a segment of the candidate division WOR-3 bacterium genome. Coding sequences within it:
- a CDS encoding DUF5916 domain-containing protein yields the protein MVLLFLALLLAGGNEPESLPEIRVHRTTTPPVIDGVLEEVWSGADSATGFIQQIPENGRPASDPTTVYLLQDEKNLYIAFRCPVSDFTRVNDRLSEEPDGVRVLIDPFDDNVSAYCFIVGFNGVETDYRITGDGASYENWDGVWRSAVKRHDWGYAIELAIPFKTLRYPPARTEWGIDFARYFVRRGERSFWSRHEITGFRVSRMGRLTGIQPASRRLGLELYPVGLLRQEKSGSDAAGWRDLLRAEAGLDLAYAPTPSGNLQVTLLPDFAQIEADPYQVNLSRYELWLAERRPFFIEAVETFGGSSQPVKIFYSRRIGRPLPDGRVVPILAGMKWTDRLGRSQLGVLGALTGELGSEPQSFYSVLAARHQILANSELGLLYAGKDNRQLSNHGLALDGIWRHRTLTSRLFVCGAQYGDSLDYAFSLDGSYQSDRLSGELILRQIQPEFNLNGPGYTTWRGQYGTFYFGPTVYNRGGLRYGALLPGIEISREWDYPAGIFDRRVFVNLTGMTRSQQHITAWTGWGEQWALERRFPAVYAGIYYATDATRPFSASLYCNYETRSANYRRLMIAPVAQLELTLQGRLGDRLSVWYTHSTTIEADSLGQVRRQDLTSVLRPGLEYSFSPKASARLSWEAVTGYAPEAERQYLRHGLFGLYSWTFAPRSTFYFATNWVLDKGNTSAIFVAKVRYLFNI
- a CDS encoding AAA family ATPase; its protein translation is MIELNPEFTRALELMEKSRRHLFITGEAGTGKSTLLDYFRTHTEKQVAVLAPTGVAALNVRGETIHSFFRFKPDITPDKVSRLHSRTRRIYEKLDVIVIDEISMVRADLLDCVDRFLRLNRDEPDVPFGGVQMIFIGDLYQLPPVVTGAEREIFRNHYPSPYFFDSRVFQELEFEFLELTRVYRQQEPEFVYLLNQIRNNTVSPEALAHLNSRVGVQLDSHPDEPVIHLTARNEQAAKINNQRLRGLPGQLLHFRARVDGNFNPSFYPTDELLALKRGAQVMMLVNDSAGRWVNGTLGWVLDFVDDPDTDQELIEVQFTDRRRARVAPFRWEIFRFRFNETRQQIESELTGTFTQYPLRLAWAVTIHKAQGKTFERVVIDLGAGAFAPGQVYVALSRCTSFAGISLTRPVREEDIFTDWRIVRFLSRLRSRTAAAEPALEEKLEIIRSAIRTGQPLRIVYLKPGGERSCRLVIPRELGNFQFRGSSYPGLRAFCTLRQEERTFRLDRILSLKPEPKY